One segment of Cardiocondyla obscurior isolate alpha-2009 linkage group LG15, Cobs3.1, whole genome shotgun sequence DNA contains the following:
- the Dnaseii gene encoding plancitoxin-1: MLSLLCLSILLLSAQAANPRCKDENNRNVDWYVLYKLPKVSESSNPVIRSGLGYLYMTSNTVGKGWQLSSKKISAKDSIPGNTLAPFYNDSEASKALWFLYNDDPPNRPINGKYGHAKGAVWANKQQGFWLIHSVPNYPPLPNSGNDTRRGQVNENPETPQNRSEYDYPTSGMNYGQSFLCISVDSDQFDSIGQQLMYNQIIVYRRSIPATFATAFPVLTDAANQKRVRQAPFTNKALLKSSGGVEFVSFAKSDKWQKDLYDEFVAPTLSSDLFAETWLNGRGRLPSDCAQVKVYNVISINFEKFEIDFKSSRDHSKWAVAVEDKSNKTWTCIGDINRADTQYIRGGGTVCLNNRTVWEKYRKLINDVEPCPKMYYKTHSVTKVP, translated from the exons ATGTTATCACTACTTTGTCTCAGTATTTTATTACTATCCGCTCAAGCAGCGAATCCTCGATGCAAAGACGAAAACAATCGAAATGTCGATTG GTACGTACTTTACAAATTGCCGAAGGTGTCGGAAAGTAGCAACCCTGTGATCAGAAGTGGATTAGGGTACTTATACATGACCAGTAACACCGTTGGCAAGGGATGGCAATTGTCCTCGAAGAAAATCAGCGCAAAGGATTCTATTCCAGGGAACACTTTAGCACCTTTTTATAATGAC TCAGAGGCGTCAAAGGCTCTTTGGTTTTTGTACAACGATGATCCGCCTAATAGACCTATTAATGGGAAATACGGTCATGCGAAAGGTGCTGTATGGGCGAACAAACAGCAAGGTTTCTGGTTAATACACAGCGTTCCGAATTATCCACCCCTACCCAACAGCGGTAACGATACGAGACGG GGACAAGTGAATGAAAATCCTGAAACTCCGCAAAACCGATCCGAATATGATTACCCGACGTCTGGAATGAATTACGGACAGAGTTTCCTATGCATCTCTGTGGACAGCGATCAATTCGATTCAATCGGCCAGCAGTTGATGTACAATCAAATAATAGTGTATAGGAGAAGCATTCCCGCTACGTTCGCCACAGCGTTTCCGGTACTGACGGACGCGGCTAATCAGAAACGTGTCAGACAAGCACCCTTCACCAACAAAGCGTTGTTAAAATCGTCCGGTGGCGTTGAATTTGTATCGTTTGCTAAGAGCGATAAGTGGCAGAAAG ACTTGTACGATGAGTTCGTTGCACCGACATTGAGTAGCGATTTATTTGCCGAAACGTGGTTGAACGGACGGGGCAGATTACCATCGGACTGCGCACAAGTGAA agTGTATAACGTCATATCCATTAATTTCGAGAAGTTTGAGATCGATTTTAAGAGCAGTCGTGATCATTCCAAGTGGGCGGTGGCCGTTGAAGATAAATCTAACAAAACGTGGACATGCATTGGTGATATTAATCGAGCG GATACCCAATATATACGAGGCGGTGGAACTGTCTGCTTAAATAATCGGACAGTTTGGGAGAAGTATCGGAAACTAATAAATGATGTGGAACCATGTCCCAAGATGTACTATAAAACGCACAGTGTAACGAAAGTGCCATGA